The following is a genomic window from Citrifermentans bemidjiense Bem.
ATCCTCGTTGGCGCTTGAGTAGGCGGCGGAACTCGACTGCTGCAGCGATCGGACCTTGTTCTCCAGCTCCCGGATCTTGCCATTGGCTTCCTGGGCCTTCTGTACGATGACCGCACGGGCCTCGCCGGATTCCTTTTCCGATTTAAGCTTCGCAGCCATGGTGGAGAAAAGCTCCTGAGCGACGCCGTTCAATTCCGCCGACGCTTCGAGTTTCTCCCCCGAGATTTTCTCCAGCCGCTCCAGGGTCTTTTGGACCTCCTCCAGCGATTTCTCCGCCTCTTTTTTGGCCGCGGCATATGCTAGATCGTCATGTGCCGCGCCCACCTTAATCAGGTCCGCGGTCGCACCCTGAAGTGCGCGTTGGAATTCGACGGTTCTGACCTGGTAGGGGGTGCTCTTCTCGGTGAGGTAGGAAAGTTTTCCCTTGATCGAGGTCATGCTGAAGAAACTGCTGACGGAAACTGCGCCGACAGCAACCAGTACTATGCATGAGTTCAAAATCAGTTTTGCTTTTATAGTCACGTAAAGGCTCCTTTTGAGCGTGGGATTGCACCTGTCTATTTCCACGCGCATTGTACGGTTATCGGTGGCAATCGTCGGTTTCTTGAGAGGAAACAGATGTGACATTCGCGAAGGCCGTGAGGCGAAATGGAGTATTCCCGCTCGAGACAAAAGCCTCGACCGAAAACGACTGCGACAGCGGGCGCTTTTTGGGCGGGTTCACTATTGATAAATAATTAGGATTGTCATAAACTTTGGTCAAAGTTCAAGGCGCTTGAAAAACTGGAGTTATCATGGCAGTTCTTCGAAGGGTTGTTTCCTTCAGGAAATTTCCTGATCCAATCTTTCAGTACATAGCCGAGTTGGAAGACATCTTCGTGGAACGACTCTGTCTTGATTCGTGTGGGATCGAAGAGTGCATCGGCAAGGACGCACACTATGGACCGGATGACTATGACTTCGTCATGGTTCCGATGGCGAGCGATATTCGTTACTTCAGCGATAACGACCGAGTAATTCCTTGGGTTTTCGACGTTTTCCCCAAAGACTTTGAGCAGTTCAGGCTGGATATAGCCAAGTTCAAAATTGTCTATCTGACCGACACGGCGGTCTGTCGCAGGCTGCAGTCCATGGGGTGCGGCCAGGTTCGCTTCATGCCCTTCTCCGTGTCCGATGCGCATGTCGCAGATGGATGTCCGGTGAAGGATATTGATATCATTCACTATGGCCGCAGAGATACGGTTCTTGAAAGCTACACCGAGACGCTGTTGCGGCAAAATCCTCAGCTGCACTACGTCCGGACCGAGTACGACAGCAACAGGAACAGGCACTATTTTCATTCCAATTTTGGGGGGATGGTCGGGTCCAGTGATGTGCGTGACAACTTCTGGAAAGTACTGGAGAGATGCAAGGTAAGTTTGGTGTCAATGCCGGGATTTGACCATGGGAGGCGGGAAGGGCTTCTCACCGTACCGATACGTTACTTTGAGAGTGCGGCAAAGTTCTGTCACATGATTAGCCGTCATCCCGACAGTGGAGATTTTCTATGGCTCGGGATCAGCGATATTGCTGAAAATGTAAGTAGCTATGAAGAGTTTGAACTTGTTACCATGCGTTGTCTGAACAACGCGCTCAGCCCGCAAAAAACCCGCAGCTATGACGAGTTCCTCGCCCACCACGTTGCGAGCAGACGCGCAGACCAGGTCCGGGAGGATGTGGCGTCGCTTTGACCCTATTCGATATGGCAAATATCATTTTGCTTCGTTTTTCCGCAAAACAAGAAGAGGGGTAGTGGGGGGGAGACGGACTCGATGCTGAACATTTTTTCCCTTTTGTAAGACCTAATTTTTGTTTTGATAGACTTGTTTTTTCTTTTGTCAGACTTGTTTTTTGGGCCCTGGCCGAATCTGTAATGGGATCGGCAACTTGGGGGCGAGAAAAATCAACTGTTCCGGCAAAAAAACAAACATGTTTTTTGCCGGGGCAACATGTCCTTTGGAAGGGGAGGTTGTTCATCGCTGCAGGTTAGCCCATCGAGACTTCCGTAAAGGGTTTAATTGCTCACGACGAATTGGTTCCTCGAAAAGAGAAGAGCAACAACTCGAAAGTCTGACATTGCAGGGAGAAAGGCCAATCTTGAAAAGATAGTGTCACTATATGCAGCCTCGTGGTTACCTTCCCCCGCGGAATTGTCGAACTCATCTAGCGAATCGGAAGCTTGCGAAAGAGCGAGAACGAAAAAGGCCCTTGGATTTCTCCAAGGGCCTTTTCAATAAATGGTCGGAATGAGAGGATTCGAACCTCCGACCCCCTGCTCCCGAAGCAGGTGCGCTACCAGGCTGCGCTACATTCCGAGAAGTGAAACTCTGACGGGTCAATCAGATGGAGAGGTATACCAGCATTGTCGCCATAATGTCAAGCTTTATGACGTAGATGCTTCATTTTTTCCTAGGATGGGCAATGATCGACAAAAATTTCGGCAGCTTATGCGGCATTTTCGAGATCCCGCCGGTTCGGGCATGATCGCGAGAGATCGAGAAAAACGTTGTCATACCCCTGTGGAAGTGATAGAAACTTGCAGTTCAGCTTATTTCCTGGAGTTGCCATGGCATTTAAGGACTTGCGAGGTTTCATCGCCGGACTGGAAGCTGCCGGGGAACTCCAGAGGGTGGCTGCGGAGGTCGATCCCGACCTGGAAATCGCCTGTATCACCGACCGCCAGAGCAAGCTCCCCGGCGGCGGTAAGGCGCTTCTCTTCGAGAACGTGAAAGGGAGTCCCTTTCCGGTTGCCACCAATCTCTTCGGTTCGCCGGCTCGCATGGCACTCGCACTGGGCGTTCCAAAGCTGGACCGGCTCTCGGAGGCGATGGACGAACTGCTCCTTTGCCCGGGGCGGGCACCCCTCCCGCTGCTGTCCGATCGAGCCCCCTGCCGGGAGGTCGTGGAGCGGGCCCCGAATCTGCTGCGCTACCCCTTCCTGAAGAGCTGGCCCGGCGACGGCGGGCGCTTCATCACGCTCCCGCTGGTGTTCACCAGGGACCCGGAGACCGGCGCTGACAACTGCGGCATGTACCGGGTCCGGATCTTCGGTGAGCGAAGTGCCGGGGTGCGATGGAAAAACGGCAGCGGCGGCTGGCAGCATCACCGGAAGTACCTCGCATCCGGAGAGCGGATGCCGGTCGCGATCGCCATAGGCGCCGACCCGGCGCTGACGCTCGCCGCATCGCTCCCGCTCCCCGCCGGCCTGGACGAGGTTTCCTTTGCCGGGTACCTGCGCGGCGAGCCGGTGCCGATGCTCCGCTGCCTCGATTCGGACCTCTTGGTTCCTGCGGATGCCGAACTGGTAATCGAGGGGTTTGTCGAGCCGGGGGTGACCCGCAACGAAGGAGCTTTCGGCAACCACACCGGGAGCTACGACCCGGGCGAAGAGGTGCCGCTGCTGACGCTCACCTGCATCGCGCGCAGGCGCGACCCCATCTGCCAGGCGACGGTGGTGGGCCCTCCTCCCATGGAGGACTGTTGGATGGCCAAGGCTGCCGAAAGGCTGCTGCTGCCGCTTATCCGCAGGCAGTGCCCGGAGATCGTCGACCTGCTGCTGCCGCTGGAGGGAATCTTCCACGGCTGCGCCTTGATTGCAATAGAGAAGAGCCTTCCCGGGCAGGGGCGGCGCGTGCTGGAGACGCTGCGCTCGGAGGGATGGTTGAAGCGGGGAAAACTTTTGGTGGTGGTCGACGCCGCCGAAATGCCCCTCACGCTGTCGGAAGGTTTCTGGCGCGCGCTGAATGCGGTCAATTTTCCGCGCGATCTGGCGGTCACCCCCGACGGGTGCCTCGGGGTCGACGCGACGAGAAAGTTCCCGGAAGAGGGGGGCGGGCAGTACAAGGAGTTGAAACAGGATGCATCGGTTAGTGCCCAGGTGCAGAAGAGATGGCGGGAGTACGGCTTTTTCTAGAGCGCGGGCGGAAAGGCAGGTATGAGTACCCAAGCAGGAGTCGAGATGACATTGTACGCCAGGACCAGAGTCTTCCTGGAGATGATAAAGTTCAGCCACACCATTTTCGCACTACCCTTCGCCTTCACCGGGGCGCTCTTGGCGGCAGGCGGGCTTCCCACGGTATCCCAGGCGGGGTGGATCGTCTGCGCCATGGTGGGTGCGCGCACCGCGGCCATGGGGCTCAACCGGGTGATAGACGCGGAGATCGACGCCAGGAATCCGCGCACCGCCGGTCGCGCCATCCCCGCGGGGCTTCTGGGTCGGGGCGCGGTGATCTGCTTCATCGTTCTTTCCGTGCTGCTCATGCTTTTCGCCGCCCGGATGCTGAACCCGCTCTGCCTTTACCTTTCGCCGGTAGCCCTCGGTTTCATCCTGCTCTACTCCTACTGCAAGCGCTTCACGGCGCTCGCGCACGTGGTCCTCGGTATCTGCCTCGCGGGGGCTCCGCTGGGCGCCTGGATCGCCATACGCGGCAGCGCCGACCTCCCGGCATACCTCCTTGCCTTCGCGGTTCTCTTCTGGGTCGCCGGCTTCGATATCCTCTATGCGCTGCAGGACATGGAATTCGACCAGGCCGCGGGGCTGCACTCCATCCCGGCGAAGCTGGGGGTTAACGGCTCGCTTTGGACCTCGCGCATCTTCCATCTCGTCGCCTGC
Proteins encoded in this region:
- a CDS encoding UbiD family decarboxylase; protein product: MAFKDLRGFIAGLEAAGELQRVAAEVDPDLEIACITDRQSKLPGGGKALLFENVKGSPFPVATNLFGSPARMALALGVPKLDRLSEAMDELLLCPGRAPLPLLSDRAPCREVVERAPNLLRYPFLKSWPGDGGRFITLPLVFTRDPETGADNCGMYRVRIFGERSAGVRWKNGSGGWQHHRKYLASGERMPVAIAIGADPALTLAASLPLPAGLDEVSFAGYLRGEPVPMLRCLDSDLLVPADAELVIEGFVEPGVTRNEGAFGNHTGSYDPGEEVPLLTLTCIARRRDPICQATVVGPPPMEDCWMAKAAERLLLPLIRRQCPEIVDLLLPLEGIFHGCALIAIEKSLPGQGRRVLETLRSEGWLKRGKLLVVVDAAEMPLTLSEGFWRALNAVNFPRDLAVTPDGCLGVDATRKFPEEGGGQYKELKQDASVSAQVQKRWREYGFF
- a CDS encoding 4-hydroxybenzoate octaprenyltransferase yields the protein MTLYARTRVFLEMIKFSHTIFALPFAFTGALLAAGGLPTVSQAGWIVCAMVGARTAAMGLNRVIDAEIDARNPRTAGRAIPAGLLGRGAVICFIVLSVLLMLFAARMLNPLCLYLSPVALGFILLYSYCKRFTALAHVVLGICLAGAPLGAWIAIRGSADLPAYLLAFAVLFWVAGFDILYALQDMEFDQAAGLHSIPAKLGVNGSLWTSRIFHLVACLFLAALYIFMHLGTFFLAGLAATCGMLLYEHHLLRGGDLSRLDAAFFNMNGYISVTLFAATLLDRVSAGGM